From the Ascidiaceihabitans donghaensis genome, the window AGGACGGGTAAAACAAGGTCAACGATGCAAAGGAGACGACAATGAGCTTTCAGAATCCTGTATTCATTCCCGGTCCGACCAATATGCCCGAAGCCATTCGCCAAGCCTGCTCCATGCCGACGATTGATCATCGGTCGCCGATCTTTGGAAACATCCTGCATCCCTGCCTTGATGGTGTGCGCAAGGTTCTGAAGTCCGAAAGCGCCCATATCTTTATTTTCCCCTCGACCGGCACAGGCGGTTGGGAGACTGCCCTGTCTAACACGCTGAACAGCGGTGACACCGTGCTGGCCGCGCGTAACGGCATGTTTTCCCATCGCTGGATCGATATGTGCCAGCGTCACGGTCTGGACGTTCAGGTTGTCGAAACGCCTTGGGGTCATGGATTGCCTGCCGATGAATACGCCGCAATTCTGAAAGCCGACACCAACCATAAAATCAAAGTCGTGCTGGCCACCCACAACGAAACAGCCACTGGCGTCAAATCCGATATTGCCGCTGTGCGGGCTGCCCTTGATGCGGCAAACCACCCTGCGATGTTGTTTGTTGATGGTGTCAGTTCTATCGCGTCGATGGATTTCCGTTTTGACGCATGGGGCGTCGATGTTGCCGTGACCGGCAGCCAGAAGGGCTTCATGCTGCCTGCGGGCCTTGCCATTGTGGGCTTTTCTGACAAGGCGATGACGGCAAGCGAAACGGCGACCCTGCCGCGCGCATTCTTTGACATCAAGGACATGCAAAACGGGTACGACAACAACGCCTTTCCCTATACGCCTCCTGTTGGGCTGATGAACGGCCTGAAGCATGCGTTGGATTTGCTGCTGGACGAAGGCATCGACAACGTCATTGCCCGTCACACGCGCATTGCTACAGGTGTACGTTTGGCGGTTGCGGCATGGGGGCTTGAACTGTGCGCCGCGTCGCCTGACGTTTATTCTGATACAGTCAGTGCGATCAAAACGCCGGACGGTTTCAACGCCACCGACATCGTCACCCATGCGGATCAGGTTTACGGCGTCGCCTTTGGTGTGGGTCTGGGTGATGTCGCGGGCAAGGTGTTCCGCATCGGCCACTTGGGCAGTCTGACCGATGTGATGATGCTAAGCGGTTTGGCGACGGCTGAAATGTGCATGGCCGATTTGGGGCTAAATATCAAACTGGGGTCCGGGGTTGCGGCGGCGCAAGAATATTACCGCGCCAACCCTGCCGCCATCATCAAGGATGCAGCATAATGTTGGACGATGACCTTTATATCCCGACGTATCAGGACATGCTGGAGGCGCATGAGCGGATCAAACCGCATATCATACGCACCCCGATCCGAACCTCTGCGTTTCTGAACGAATTGACGGGGGCAGAGCTGTATTTCAAATGCGAGAACTTTCAGGAACCGGGTGCTTTCAAGGTGCGTGGCGCCAGCAATGCCGTGTTTGGGCTGGACGAGGCGCAGGCGAAAAAAGGTGTGGCCACACATTCTTCGGGCAATCATGCTTCTTGCCTTAGCTACGCTGCGATGCGGCGCGGTATTCCATGTAATGTGGTTATGCCGCGCACGGCCCCGCAGGCCAAGAAAGACACCGTGAAACGCTACGGTGGCAACATCACTGAATGTGAACCGTCCACGACTTCGCGCGAAGAAACCTTTGCCAAAGTCCAAGCCGCCACTGGGGGTGATTTTGTACACCCCTACAACGATCCGCGCGTGATTGCCGGACAGGGCACCTGTTCCAAGGAATTCATCGAACAGTTGGATGGTCTGGATATGATGGTCGCGCCTA encodes:
- the bhcA gene encoding L-aspartate--glyoxylate aminotransferase BhcA; the protein is MSFQNPVFIPGPTNMPEAIRQACSMPTIDHRSPIFGNILHPCLDGVRKVLKSESAHIFIFPSTGTGGWETALSNTLNSGDTVLAARNGMFSHRWIDMCQRHGLDVQVVETPWGHGLPADEYAAILKADTNHKIKVVLATHNETATGVKSDIAAVRAALDAANHPAMLFVDGVSSIASMDFRFDAWGVDVAVTGSQKGFMLPAGLAIVGFSDKAMTASETATLPRAFFDIKDMQNGYDNNAFPYTPPVGLMNGLKHALDLLLDEGIDNVIARHTRIATGVRLAVAAWGLELCAASPDVYSDTVSAIKTPDGFNATDIVTHADQVYGVAFGVGLGDVAGKVFRIGHLGSLTDVMMLSGLATAEMCMADLGLNIKLGSGVAAAQEYYRANPAAIIKDAA
- the bhcB gene encoding beta-hydroxyaspartate dehydratase BhcB codes for the protein MLDDDLYIPTYQDMLEAHERIKPHIIRTPIRTSAFLNELTGAELYFKCENFQEPGAFKVRGASNAVFGLDEAQAKKGVATHSSGNHASCLSYAAMRRGIPCNVVMPRTAPQAKKDTVKRYGGNITECEPSTTSREETFAKVQAATGGDFVHPYNDPRVIAGQGTCSKEFIEQLDGLDMMVAPIGGGGMISGTCLTLSTLAPEVQIIASEPEQADDAYRSFKAGHIIADDAPKTIADGLLVPLKERTWHFVSNHVTDIYTASEEEIIDAMKLSWKHLRMVIEASCAVPLATILKNKDRFAGKRIGVIITGGNVDLDTLPWLK